Proteins from a genomic interval of Micropterus dolomieu isolate WLL.071019.BEF.003 ecotype Adirondacks linkage group LG16, ASM2129224v1, whole genome shotgun sequence:
- the LOC123985066 gene encoding microsomal glutathione S-transferase 1-like, translating to MHVTTSRDTQCHSHTEEVVYYAAFVPPPEFLGGWVRLFSCNRSGLASLLQSHRTCKPAEMAALMEDEVFMAFTTYAALVILKMLLMAPLTSFYRFTRGAFANEEDVGRKSEEEKKKLLRTHPDVERVRRCHQNDLENIIPFVVIGLLYSLTRPELSSALLHFRVFACSRFFHTIAYVCGLPQPSRALSWILGMLVTFSMAYRLLSTGLFL from the exons CACAGAGGAAGTTGTGTATTATGCTGCATTTGTCCCGCCTCCTGAGTTCCTTGGGGGATGGGTCAGATTGTTTTCCTGCAACAGATCCGGACTTGCTTCACTTCTGCAGAGTCACAGGAC TTGTAAACCAGCAGAGATGGCAGCGCTGATGGAAGACGAGGTATTTATGGCTTTCACCACCTATGCTGCTTTAGTCATTCTGAAGATGCTGCTGATGGCGCCCTTGACTTCTTTTTATCGCTTTACGAGAGGG GCTTTCGCAAATGAGGAAGATGTGGGCAGAAagtctgaagaggagaagaagaagctgcTGAGAACCCATCCAGATGTAGAGCGAGTTCGAAG GTGTCACCAGAATGACCTAGAGAACATTATTCCCTTTGTGGTGATTGGCCTACTCTATAGTCTGACTAGACCTGAGCTTTCATCTGCTCTGCTTCACTTCCGCGTCTTTGCCTGCTCTCGGTTCTTCCACACCATCGCTTATGTTTGCGGTCTGCCTCAGCCCAGTAGGGCTTTGTCCTGGATACTGGGCATGCTGGTCACCTTTTCCATGGCTTACAGGCTGCTCAGCACAGGCCTCTTCCTTTAG